A window of the Roseovarius sp. S88 genome harbors these coding sequences:
- the argS gene encoding arginine--tRNA ligase: MNVFTEIRQAVLAALEAMQGAGELPVGLDLTNVTVEPPRDAAHGDMATNAAMVLAKPAGLKPRDIAEALAGHLGAHDAILSAEVAGPGFLNLRLAPSLWHSVVQAALAAGADFGRSDTGTGKKVNVEYVSANPTGPLHVGHTRGAVFGDALASLLDFVGYDVTREYYINDGGAQVDVLARSVYLRYLEAHGQEVAFEDGTYPGDYLIPVGAALKDKVGDAYVDQPEEVWLVEVRDYATEAMMDLIRADLKALGVQMDVFFSEKSLYGTGRIEQALEALQSKGLIYEGVLEPPKGKKPEDWEPREQTLFKSTEHGDDVDRPVKKSDGSWTYFAPDIAYHYDKVSRGFDALMDVFGADHGGYVKRMKAAVSALSDGKVPLDIKLTQLVKLYKDGEPFKMSKRAGTFVTLRDVVDQVGADVTRFVMLTRKNDAPLDFDFDKVLEQSKENPVFYVQYAHARVKSVLRKAVEAGIAVDDADLGAADLSQLTDEAQLSVAKKIAEWPRLVEIAGRTNEPHRVAFYLYDLASELHALWNRGNDKPELRFLDADDPAASQAKIALARAVTVVISAGLGILGVTPADEMR; the protein is encoded by the coding sequence ATGAATGTGTTCACCGAAATCAGGCAGGCCGTGCTGGCAGCCCTTGAGGCCATGCAAGGGGCAGGGGAACTGCCCGTGGGTCTTGATCTGACAAACGTGACAGTTGAGCCGCCGCGCGATGCCGCACACGGTGATATGGCGACCAATGCGGCCATGGTTCTGGCGAAACCGGCTGGTCTGAAACCACGCGATATTGCCGAGGCGCTGGCCGGGCATCTTGGGGCGCATGACGCTATTCTAAGTGCCGAGGTGGCCGGACCGGGGTTCTTGAACCTGCGTCTTGCGCCGTCGCTCTGGCATTCCGTGGTTCAGGCGGCTTTGGCGGCGGGTGCTGACTTTGGCCGCTCTGACACCGGTACCGGGAAAAAGGTGAATGTCGAATACGTCTCGGCCAACCCAACCGGGCCTTTGCATGTGGGTCACACGCGCGGCGCTGTTTTCGGCGACGCATTGGCCAGTCTCTTGGATTTCGTGGGCTACGACGTCACGCGCGAATACTACATCAACGATGGCGGCGCGCAGGTCGATGTATTGGCGCGCTCTGTTTACCTGCGTTACCTGGAGGCACATGGTCAGGAGGTGGCGTTCGAGGACGGCACCTATCCCGGTGATTACCTGATCCCGGTCGGGGCTGCTCTGAAGGACAAGGTCGGCGATGCGTATGTCGATCAGCCCGAAGAGGTCTGGCTGGTTGAGGTGCGAGACTATGCCACCGAGGCGATGATGGATCTCATCCGCGCGGACCTGAAGGCGCTTGGGGTTCAGATGGATGTGTTTTTCAGTGAGAAATCCCTCTATGGCACGGGCCGGATCGAACAGGCGCTAGAGGCGCTGCAATCCAAGGGCTTGATCTACGAGGGCGTGCTTGAGCCACCCAAAGGCAAAAAGCCCGAGGATTGGGAGCCGCGTGAGCAGACGCTCTTCAAATCGACCGAGCATGGCGATGACGTGGACAGGCCAGTAAAGAAGTCAGACGGCAGCTGGACCTATTTTGCGCCGGATATTGCCTATCACTATGACAAGGTCAGCAGGGGCTTTGACGCGCTGATGGATGTCTTTGGCGCGGATCACGGCGGCTATGTCAAACGGATGAAGGCGGCGGTGTCTGCGCTCAGTGATGGCAAGGTGCCGCTCGATATCAAGCTCACACAACTGGTGAAGCTCTACAAAGACGGTGAGCCATTCAAGATGTCCAAACGGGCAGGGACATTTGTCACCCTGCGCGATGTGGTTGATCAGGTTGGTGCGGACGTGACCCGCTTTGTCATGCTGACCCGCAAGAACGATGCACCTTTGGATTTTGACTTTGACAAAGTGCTGGAGCAATCCAAGGAAAACCCTGTTTTTTATGTGCAATATGCGCATGCGCGGGTGAAATCGGTTTTGCGCAAGGCGGTTGAGGCGGGCATTGCCGTGGACGACGCCGATCTTGGCGCGGCGGATCTCTCGCAGTTGACGGATGAGGCGCAGCTCTCAGTCGCCAAGAAGATCGCCGAATGGCCACGTCTGGTGGAAATTGCCGGGCGCACGAACGAGCCGCACCGCGTGGCGTTTTACCTCTATGATCTGGCCAGCGAACTGCACGCGCTCTGGAACCGGGGCAATGACAAACCCGAGTTGCGTTTCCTTGATGCAGATGATCCCGCCGCATCGCAGGCAAAAATTGCCCTCGCGCGGGCCGTAACCGTTGTTATTTCTGCTGGTCTTGGTATTCTAGGGGTAACTCCGGCAGACGAGATGCGCTGA
- a CDS encoding cation:proton antiporter: MAATPADGGLDPVMAFALVGALGVGAQWVAWRLRMPAIVLMLVAGLLAGPVFGIFDPERDIGVLMGPMISIAVAIILFEGGLTLDFHSLRGAEQGVKRLVVVGAPLGWIGSALALHYVGGLSWESAAVFGGIMIVTGPTVIAPLLRQARLNRRPAQLMQWEAIVNDPIGALAAVLAFEVVVVTAAAGSLGHAAWEIIRGITIACAVGYGAGWGLSEAFRRAYVPEYMKVPVLFAVLLAAFAVTDYMLHESGLLTVTVMGIVMANANLPSYTELRRFKEHATILLVSGVFILLAANMDFETLGRLNWQAAALVAVVVLLVRPATVLLSLLGTNIPFKERLLVGLAGPRGVVLVAVAGLFGERLVANGVEDAAFLTPFAFALVAVTVVLNGFLLAPVARAMGLAGKGTPGVIIAGGSQFATSFAQALLSVKIPVLITDTNRARLRSARDAGLHVFYGDVLSEAAEHSVEIMSYGRIVAVSDNDAYNTLVATDLAPEFGRENVYQLGRLKSDSKRLVLPPGLGGQSFAGKLTYLEIASKMAKGWEVRVTLLTDEFTKSDWAAQNPEGIALALYKEGGAFTLLSADAEWEPDPDTELIWFGPGREDVAAK; this comes from the coding sequence ATGGCAGCAACACCTGCAGATGGCGGTTTGGACCCGGTCATGGCCTTTGCGCTTGTCGGCGCGCTGGGCGTTGGTGCGCAATGGGTGGCCTGGCGGCTCAGGATGCCTGCGATTGTTCTGATGTTGGTTGCTGGCCTGTTGGCTGGACCTGTGTTTGGAATTTTTGATCCCGAAAGGGACATTGGCGTCCTGATGGGGCCGATGATCTCCATTGCGGTGGCCATTATTCTATTTGAAGGCGGGTTAACGCTCGATTTTCATAGCCTGCGAGGGGCAGAGCAGGGGGTAAAACGGCTGGTGGTTGTCGGCGCACCTTTGGGGTGGATCGGCTCGGCTTTGGCCTTGCACTATGTCGGCGGCCTGAGTTGGGAAAGCGCCGCGGTTTTTGGCGGGATCATGATTGTCACCGGGCCAACTGTCATTGCGCCGCTCTTGCGGCAGGCGCGTCTTAATCGCCGTCCTGCACAGCTCATGCAGTGGGAAGCCATCGTCAATGATCCTATTGGCGCATTGGCGGCTGTTCTGGCCTTTGAGGTTGTAGTCGTCACCGCCGCCGCAGGCAGCCTTGGCCACGCAGCCTGGGAAATTATTCGCGGTATTACAATCGCTTGCGCCGTGGGATATGGTGCAGGTTGGGGTCTTTCAGAAGCATTTCGCCGGGCTTACGTTCCGGAATATATGAAAGTCCCGGTGCTCTTTGCCGTCCTGCTCGCCGCTTTCGCGGTCACGGACTACATGCTGCATGAAAGTGGGCTTCTGACCGTCACGGTCATGGGTATTGTCATGGCCAATGCCAATTTGCCCAGCTACACGGAACTGCGTCGGTTCAAGGAACATGCGACCATTCTGTTGGTTTCGGGCGTGTTCATCCTGCTTGCCGCCAATATGGATTTTGAGACCCTTGGGCGGCTGAACTGGCAGGCCGCAGCCTTGGTTGCTGTGGTTGTCCTTCTGGTGCGCCCGGCCACCGTGCTTCTGTCGCTTTTAGGAACCAATATTCCCTTCAAGGAACGCCTGCTTGTCGGCCTCGCAGGGCCAAGAGGCGTGGTGCTTGTCGCGGTTGCGGGGCTCTTTGGTGAAAGATTGGTGGCCAATGGGGTCGAAGATGCGGCTTTTCTCACACCATTTGCCTTCGCCCTCGTGGCGGTCACGGTGGTGCTGAACGGCTTTTTGCTGGCCCCCGTGGCGCGCGCCATGGGCTTGGCGGGCAAAGGCACGCCGGGTGTCATCATCGCGGGCGGATCGCAATTCGCCACATCCTTTGCACAAGCTTTGCTCAGCGTGAAAATCCCGGTCCTGATCACCGACACCAACCGCGCGCGCCTGCGCAGTGCACGGGATGCGGGGCTGCATGTGTTTTACGGCGATGTGCTCTCGGAAGCGGCTGAGCACAGTGTGGAAATCATGTCCTATGGCCGCATTGTCGCTGTCAGCGACAATGACGCCTACAACACGCTCGTGGCGACCGACCTTGCGCCGGAGTTCGGTCGCGAAAACGTGTATCAGTTGGGCAGGCTGAAATCCGACAGCAAGCGCCTCGTCCTGCCTCCGGGACTGGGCGGACAGAGTTTTGCAGGCAAACTCACTTATCTTGAGATTGCCAGCAAAATGGCGAAAGGTTGGGAGGTGCGCGTCACATTGCTGACCGATGAATTCACCAAGTCGGACTGGGCCGCACAAAATCCCGAAGGCATAGCCCTTGCGCTTTACAAAGAGGGCGGAGCCTTCACCTTGCTCTCTGCTGATGCGGAATGGGAACCAGACCCGGATACAGAACTGATCTGGTTTGGACCCGGTCGTGAGGACGTGGCGGCAAAGTAA
- a CDS encoding deoxyguanosinetriphosphate triphosphohydrolase, with translation MTKPYASDPDRARPRLVAEEESAFRSCFQRDRDRIIHSSAFRRLKHKTQVFVEHEGDYFRTRLTHSIEVAQVARTISGALGLNVELTEAVALAHDLGHTPFGHTGEDALNALMALYGGFDHNAQAIRIVTSLERHYAEFDGLNLTWDTLEGIAKHNGPVTGELPYALADYNTLHDLELHSFASAEAQVAALADDIAYNNHDLHDGLRARLFTEDDIRDLPMVGPCFDTVDQRYPGLDAYRRRHEALRRVFGEMVADVIETSRSKLQETGVKTTDDIRHLGQPAILFSDQVAADMKTIKSFLFKHMYRAPKVTEMRQRVTRVVEELFPFYMSKPEFLPKRWQNDVAQAKTEIELARLVSDYIAGMTDRYALESHKRLLGGDDSAVAREGV, from the coding sequence ATGACAAAGCCCTATGCGTCGGATCCAGACCGCGCGCGGCCCCGGCTTGTGGCCGAGGAGGAAAGCGCGTTTCGCTCGTGTTTTCAGCGGGACCGCGACCGCATCATCCATTCCAGCGCCTTTCGCCGTCTCAAGCACAAGACACAGGTTTTTGTGGAGCATGAAGGCGACTATTTTCGCACGCGTCTGACCCATTCTATTGAGGTTGCGCAGGTGGCGCGGACGATTTCGGGCGCTTTGGGGTTGAATGTGGAACTGACCGAGGCCGTCGCGCTGGCGCATGATCTGGGTCACACGCCATTTGGGCACACCGGAGAAGACGCGCTCAACGCATTGATGGCCCTCTATGGCGGGTTTGATCACAATGCTCAGGCCATTCGCATCGTCACCTCACTGGAGCGGCACTATGCCGAGTTTGATGGGCTGAACCTGACCTGGGACACGCTGGAAGGGATTGCCAAGCACAACGGCCCGGTGACCGGTGAGTTGCCTTATGCGCTGGCCGATTACAACACGCTGCATGATCTTGAGTTGCACAGCTTTGCCAGTGCCGAAGCGCAAGTGGCCGCATTGGCCGACGATATTGCCTATAACAACCATGATCTGCATGACGGGTTGCGTGCCAGGCTTTTCACCGAGGATGATATCCGCGATTTACCTATGGTTGGTCCGTGCTTTGACACTGTGGATCAGAGGTATCCAGGGCTGGATGCATATCGCCGCCGTCATGAGGCCTTGCGGCGCGTGTTTGGTGAGATGGTTGCCGATGTGATCGAGACGTCTCGATCAAAGCTACAGGAAACCGGTGTAAAGACGACGGACGATATCCGCCATTTGGGTCAACCTGCGATCTTGTTTTCTGATCAGGTGGCGGCGGATATGAAGACAATAAAGTCATTCCTTTTCAAGCATATGTACCGCGCTCCTAAAGTTACCGAGATGCGCCAGCGCGTCACGCGCGTGGTCGAAGAGCTGTTTCCGTTTTACATGTCCAAACCCGAATTTCTGCCCAAGCGCTGGCAAAATGATGTGGCTCAAGCGAAAACTGAAATCGAATTGGCGCGGTTGGTCAGCGACTACATCGCGGGAATGACAGATCGCTATGCGCTAGAAAGCCACAAACGGCTCTTGGGCGGAGACGACAGCGCAGTGGCGCGAGAAGGAGTGTAA
- a CDS encoding HesB/IscA family protein, with the protein MQLPPTVTERAFERLAEIGAGDQGQALRVAVEGGGCSGFQYDIKLDAPAEDDLVLEGKGEKVVVDSVSLPFLTGATIDFTEELIGARFTIDNPNATSACGCGTSFSM; encoded by the coding sequence ATGCAACTGCCTCCAACTGTGACGGAACGCGCCTTCGAGCGTCTGGCCGAAATCGGCGCTGGCGATCAGGGACAGGCCCTTCGGGTCGCCGTAGAAGGCGGCGGATGCTCGGGCTTTCAGTATGACATCAAGCTTGATGCGCCCGCCGAGGATGATCTCGTGCTGGAGGGCAAAGGCGAAAAGGTCGTTGTGGATAGCGTCTCACTGCCCTTTTTGACCGGGGCGACCATTGATTTCACCGAAGAGCTGATCGGTGCGCGTTTTACGATTGATAATCCGAACGCCACAAGCGCCTGCGGCTGTGGGACGTCCTTCTCGATGTGA
- a CDS encoding DMT family transporter → MIRHVSSALVLSGVGLTALYSLLITGADAITKGFAQSYSAPQLFAISGGLVALFSLLANRDTCGQRRCMSTQCPRAMTVRVVATVLGTLAFFHAFRLLPFADVFLFIALIPLFTAILSGPVLGEPVRSQTWMALGLGVVGVACVFPEGVHGMGLGHLIALSAVILGSISMVTSRFIGRRDTNLLAQVFYPNLALMGVMALALPFVFKPMSSIDVALAAIYALLLFGARWVLVAALRILPAYVVTPLMNLQFIWMVAIGWAFFAETPAAHTYLGAFIIISAGGWLIWERIRPVADKTLVPAE, encoded by the coding sequence ATGATCCGACACGTCTCTTCGGCTCTTGTTTTGTCCGGCGTCGGGCTAACAGCTCTCTACTCTCTGTTAATCACCGGCGCGGACGCCATCACCAAAGGCTTTGCGCAATCCTATTCCGCACCACAGCTCTTTGCCATATCCGGCGGATTGGTGGCCCTTTTCAGTTTGTTGGCCAACCGCGACACATGCGGTCAGAGGCGCTGCATGTCGACGCAATGCCCCAGGGCTATGACCGTTCGTGTGGTGGCCACCGTGCTGGGTACATTGGCCTTTTTCCACGCGTTTCGGCTATTGCCGTTTGCCGATGTCTTCCTGTTCATCGCGCTGATCCCGTTGTTCACCGCAATTCTGTCCGGCCCGGTGCTGGGAGAGCCCGTGCGCAGTCAGACATGGATGGCACTTGGACTGGGCGTGGTGGGCGTGGCGTGCGTATTCCCGGAAGGTGTGCACGGAATGGGATTGGGTCATCTTATCGCACTGTCGGCCGTCATTCTGGGGTCCATTTCGATGGTTACGTCTCGGTTTATCGGACGGCGCGACACCAATCTGCTCGCGCAGGTCTTTTATCCGAACCTGGCCCTGATGGGGGTCATGGCACTTGCTTTGCCTTTTGTGTTCAAGCCGATGTCAAGCATCGACGTGGCTCTCGCGGCGATCTATGCTTTGCTGCTCTTTGGTGCGCGCTGGGTTTTGGTCGCCGCACTGCGAATTTTGCCAGCCTATGTGGTGACGCCACTGATGAACTTACAATTCATTTGGATGGTTGCCATTGGCTGGGCGTTCTTTGCTGAAACGCCTGCCGCGCATACCTATCTTGGGGCGTTTATCATAATTTCAGCAGGCGGTTGGCTGATTTGGGAACGCATTCGACCGGTAGCAGACAAAACCCTCGTCCCGGCGGAATAG
- a CDS encoding DUF6902 family protein, which translates to MGSVVHFDFPFRQSTAELRQAALLERFVSQRRPEQDVFWLKENAELLNIYQSCGFELPLTSLAPFNNFYDTIEKRLSFFPQYYRFLLSMCLDLEDLGLPGNRAEAAVDWVAKQGLVGAELSDLQRAEARRLCLRRGVDPVSRDLGLDDRLRDFTTRSETFAIPNKKAAYELTHIVFYLSDYGLKDPCLDEKSIQSLTFAGTLAYLELNIDLLAEICIALRFAGVSPPESWDSWLAEQTRYFAIREDDMGWRSDAYHPYFMLNWHLALSGQGGFGAQIPEGPISFTAPRHEVAPLRELSEQMYTLDGVRHPDWSAMRPKLDETLSDMAREVINAAEQAVDFQSFFNGFARASAPGALV; encoded by the coding sequence ATGGGATCCGTCGTTCACTTCGATTTTCCGTTCCGCCAATCCACGGCAGAGCTGCGTCAGGCGGCTTTGCTGGAGCGGTTTGTGTCGCAACGCCGTCCGGAACAGGATGTGTTCTGGCTCAAGGAAAACGCGGAACTGCTCAACATCTACCAAAGCTGCGGCTTTGAGTTGCCGCTGACCTCGCTTGCGCCCTTCAACAATTTCTACGACACCATCGAAAAGCGCCTCAGCTTTTTCCCGCAATATTATCGGTTTTTGCTGTCGATGTGCCTCGATCTTGAGGACCTTGGCCTGCCAGGAAACCGCGCTGAGGCCGCGGTGGACTGGGTTGCGAAGCAAGGGCTTGTGGGGGCGGAACTGTCGGACCTGCAGCGCGCCGAAGCCCGGCGTTTGTGTCTGCGCCGCGGGGTAGACCCCGTGTCTCGCGACCTTGGGCTGGATGACCGGTTGCGTGACTTCACGACACGGTCGGAAACCTTTGCGATACCCAATAAGAAGGCAGCTTATGAGCTGACCCACATCGTGTTCTACCTGTCCGACTACGGACTGAAGGATCCCTGTCTTGATGAAAAGTCGATCCAAAGTCTGACCTTTGCAGGTACGTTGGCCTATCTTGAGCTGAACATCGATCTGCTCGCCGAGATCTGCATTGCACTTCGCTTTGCCGGGGTCAGCCCACCGGAAAGCTGGGACAGTTGGCTGGCAGAGCAAACCCGTTACTTCGCAATCCGCGAAGATGATATGGGCTGGCGGTCAGATGCGTACCATCCGTATTTCATGCTGAACTGGCATCTGGCCCTGTCAGGGCAGGGTGGATTTGGGGCGCAAATCCCAGAAGGCCCTATCAGCTTTACCGCGCCACGGCATGAGGTTGCCCCGCTGCGAGAGCTGTCCGAGCAGATGTACACACTGGACGGGGTTCGGCACCCGGACTGGTCCGCGATGCGCCCGAAACTGGATGAAACTCTGTCGGACATGGCGCGAGAGGTAATCAACGCTGCCGAACAAGCGGTTGATTTTCAATCGTTCTTCAATGGATTTGCCCGTGCCAGCGCCCCTGGAGCTCTAGTATGA
- the xth gene encoding exodeoxyribonuclease III: MKVASFNINGIKARLPALLDWLKEAEPDVAILQEIKSVDEGFPRDPIEELGYQVETHGQKSFNGVALLSKLPLEDVRRGLPGDETDEQARWIEATVVGEHKALRICGLYLPNGNPAPGPKYDYKLAWMARQKARAKELLEQEEPFLMAGDYNVIPQDEDAKRPEAWTTDALALPQSRAAFRDLVNLGFTEAFRARNTAPGHYTFWDYQAGAWNRDDGIRIDHFLLSPEAADLMQDCGIDKGVRGREKPSDHVPIWVEFAL, from the coding sequence ATGAAAGTTGCCAGCTTCAACATCAACGGCATAAAAGCACGGCTCCCTGCCCTGCTTGACTGGCTCAAAGAAGCCGAACCAGACGTTGCGATCCTGCAAGAAATCAAATCCGTTGACGAAGGGTTTCCACGAGATCCGATTGAAGAGCTTGGCTATCAGGTCGAAACCCACGGGCAGAAAAGCTTTAACGGAGTCGCGCTTCTGTCAAAGCTCCCGCTTGAGGATGTGCGCCGTGGATTGCCCGGTGATGAGACGGACGAACAGGCGCGCTGGATTGAGGCGACTGTTGTGGGAGAGCACAAAGCCCTGCGGATTTGCGGGCTTTACCTTCCTAACGGCAATCCGGCACCGGGGCCGAAATATGACTACAAACTCGCATGGATGGCGCGCCAGAAGGCCCGCGCCAAAGAACTACTGGAACAAGAAGAACCGTTCTTGATGGCAGGCGACTACAATGTGATCCCGCAGGATGAGGATGCCAAACGCCCCGAAGCTTGGACCACCGATGCGCTTGCCCTGCCCCAAAGCCGGGCGGCCTTCCGCGACCTTGTGAACCTTGGGTTCACCGAAGCGTTTCGTGCGCGTAACACCGCGCCGGGGCATTACACGTTCTGGGACTATCAGGCCGGAGCCTGGAACCGTGATGACGGAATTCGGATTGACCACTTTCTGCTCAGCCCCGAAGCCGCCGACTTGATGCAGGATTGTGGCATCGACAAGGGCGTTCGCGGGCGCGAAAAACCCTCAGATCACGTGCCGATCTGGGTAGAGTTTGCGCTTTGA
- a CDS encoding FAD-dependent monooxygenase — protein MDLTGLNVVVIGAGIGGMAAALVLRRQGASVRVLEQAPEITEVGAGIQVSPNGFVVLKALELGERLRATSPQGTHIRLRDYSGRLVTTLDLGLSGHSDYYFVHRADLLNLLLGAAVQSGVEVSTGFQVMNVTPDTTPKVTDHDGNTHSADLVVGADGLHSVARAALNGTVAPFFTQQVAWRAVVPEIEASQMVDLYMGPRRHIVTYPLRQSRLRNIVAVEERTQWVAESWSQQDDPDAMRAVFADFGPDVQALLSRVEQVNLWGLFRHPVAPSWQAGNVALLGDAAHPTLPFLAQGANMALEDAWTLGKCLSAASDISSALARYQELRKDRTARIVMAASKNAWKYHLSFRPLRGMAHAGLKLGGLVAPGRMIGQFDWIYGHDVTQ, from the coding sequence ATGGATTTAACAGGTCTCAACGTTGTCGTGATCGGTGCCGGCATTGGTGGAATGGCTGCGGCCCTGGTGCTGCGTCGGCAGGGGGCCTCTGTGCGTGTATTGGAGCAGGCACCTGAGATCACCGAAGTGGGCGCTGGTATTCAGGTCAGTCCAAACGGATTTGTCGTTCTCAAGGCGCTGGAGCTTGGAGAACGTTTGCGCGCGACCAGCCCGCAAGGCACCCATATTCGATTGCGAGACTACTCCGGCAGGCTTGTAACGACACTCGACCTCGGACTTTCCGGGCATAGTGACTACTATTTCGTGCATCGCGCGGATCTGCTGAATCTCTTGCTTGGTGCCGCTGTGCAAAGCGGTGTGGAGGTCAGCACCGGGTTTCAGGTGATGAATGTCACGCCCGATACAACGCCCAAGGTCACGGATCATGACGGAAACACCCATAGTGCCGATTTGGTCGTCGGTGCCGATGGGTTGCACTCAGTCGCCCGCGCGGCGCTCAATGGCACGGTTGCACCGTTTTTCACGCAGCAAGTGGCCTGGCGCGCGGTCGTCCCGGAAATCGAGGCCTCGCAAATGGTTGATCTCTATATGGGGCCGCGCCGCCACATCGTAACTTATCCGCTCCGGCAGAGCAGGCTGCGCAATATTGTGGCTGTGGAAGAACGCACACAGTGGGTGGCTGAGAGCTGGAGCCAGCAGGATGATCCTGATGCAATGCGGGCTGTCTTTGCGGATTTTGGGCCGGATGTTCAGGCGCTTTTGAGTCGTGTGGAGCAGGTCAACCTTTGGGGGTTGTTCCGGCATCCCGTTGCGCCAAGCTGGCAGGCGGGGAATGTGGCCTTGCTGGGCGACGCGGCTCATCCAACGCTGCCATTTTTAGCGCAAGGGGCGAACATGGCACTGGAGGACGCCTGGACACTTGGTAAATGCCTGAGCGCGGCTTCCGATATATCGTCAGCACTGGCTCGATATCAGGAGCTACGCAAAGACCGCACTGCGCGCATCGTTATGGCTGCCAGCAAGAATGCTTGGAAGTATCATTTGTCGTTTCGACCGTTGCGGGGCATGGCGCATGCAGGGCTGAAACTTGGTGGTCTTGTCGCCCCGGGCCGTATGATTGGCCAGTTTGACTGGATCTATGGTCACGATGTGACGCAGTGA
- the dksA gene encoding RNA polymerase-binding protein DksA → MHDLGLDEGADMKAEVFLAEDYTPAEDEPFMNDRQLEYFRRKLINWRNELLEGSRDTIEGLQDGTRAIPDVADRASEETDRALELRTRDRQRKLVAKIDAALRRIDEGEYGYCEVTGEPISLKRLNARPIATMSLEAQERHERREKVHRDD, encoded by the coding sequence ATGCATGACCTTGGCCTTGATGAGGGAGCTGACATGAAAGCTGAAGTCTTTCTTGCAGAAGACTATACCCCGGCCGAAGACGAACCGTTTATGAACGACCGTCAGCTGGAGTATTTTCGGCGCAAGCTGATTAACTGGAGAAACGAATTGCTGGAAGGCAGTCGCGACACGATCGAGGGGCTGCAAGACGGCACCCGCGCGATCCCTGATGTTGCGGACCGGGCCAGCGAAGAGACAGATCGCGCGCTGGAATTGCGCACGCGGGATCGTCAGCGCAAGCTGGTGGCCAAGATCGACGCCGCTCTGCGCCGTATCGACGAGGGCGAATACGGGTATTGCGAAGTGACCGGCGAGCCGATCAGCCTTAAGCGATTGAACGCGCGTCCGATTGCAACCATGAGCCTTGAGGCTCAAGAGCGCCACGAGCGCCGTGAAAAAGTGCATCGCGACGACTGA
- a CDS encoding AAA family ATPase, with product MKFTGTDAYIATDDLTVAVNAAVTLERPLLVKGEPGTGKTELARQVAEALGLSMLEWNIKSTTKAQQGLYEYDAVSRLRDSQLGEERVHDVKNYIKKGKLWQAFEADEKIVLLIDEIDKADIEFPNDLLQELDRMEFHVYETGETIQARQRPIVIITSNNEKELPDAFLRRCFFHYIRFPDPETMKQIVEVHHPGIKDKLLTEALTQFYEIREQSGLKKKPSTSEVLDWLKLILAEDLTAEDLKRDGADALPKLHGALLKNEQDVHLFERLAFMARRQQR from the coding sequence ATGAAGTTCACAGGAACAGATGCCTATATCGCCACCGACGACCTCACAGTGGCGGTCAATGCGGCGGTGACCCTTGAACGCCCTCTGCTTGTTAAGGGCGAGCCGGGAACGGGTAAAACTGAGCTCGCGCGGCAGGTGGCCGAGGCCCTTGGGCTCTCTATGCTGGAGTGGAATATCAAATCCACCACCAAGGCGCAGCAAGGGCTTTACGAATACGATGCCGTGTCCCGTCTGCGCGACAGCCAACTGGGTGAAGAGCGCGTGCATGACGTGAAGAACTACATCAAAAAGGGCAAGCTCTGGCAGGCTTTTGAGGCGGACGAAAAGATTGTTTTGCTGATTGATGAAATCGACAAGGCCGATATCGAGTTTCCCAATGACCTTTTGCAGGAACTCGACCGGATGGAATTTCACGTCTACGAGACAGGCGAGACCATTCAGGCACGCCAACGTCCGATTGTGATCATCACCTCAAACAATGAAAAAGAACTGCCAGATGCCTTTCTGCGCAGGTGTTTCTTTCACTACATCCGGTTTCCTGACCCTGAAACGATGAAGCAAATCGTCGAGGTGCATCACCCAGGCATCAAGGACAAGCTTCTGACCGAGGCGCTGACACAGTTCTACGAGATTCGCGAACAATCCGGATTGAAGAAAAAGCCGTCCACGTCAGAGGTTCTGGATTGGCTGAAGCTCATTCTGGCCGAAGATCTGACAGCAGAAGACCTCAAACGCGATGGCGCGGATGCGTTGCCGAAACTACATGGCGCATTGCTAAAAAATGAGCAGGATGTGCATCTGTTTGAGCGGTTGGCCTTTATGGCGCGGCGTCAACAGCGCTGA